The following coding sequences lie in one Actinopolymorpha sp. NPDC004070 genomic window:
- a CDS encoding helicase, protein MLYDRLDALRERTRRRLDAVHRGEHVLNHQSMSERQSYHELLTGRLSQLGAVERGLCFGRLDNDDETRFYIGRLGLFDDDYEPVLVDWRAPVAQAFYGATPARRLGVRRRRHLRTRGRTVIGIEDDVLDLAALDDTERRQLSGEAALLASLTAGRAGRMNEIVATIQAEQDQVIRSDLAGILVVEGGPGTGKTVVALHRAAYLLYTHRARLAGRGVLIVGPNPTFTRYIDQVLPSLGETEVVLATLAELYPGVSATGRDEPLAARVKGDPRMADVVAAAVRDRQRVPDNDLDLVVDGEPYVLSRALCERARDRARSARDGEPANRARRHFVRDILGALTRQAVDRLGADLLTDADVEDIRRELAGSPEVRAAIDGRWPELTPTELLADLYSSADLIASAAPAFTAAERAALLRPGPPDGQQWTPADVPLLDEAAEHLGELDRTVFAAAAAERREVGEVSEDTGYARAGIELQQEYEQFADDFTSDDVDPLAEGVVRRYRAGEAGGPVTENALEDRGWVYGHVIVDEAQELPAMAWRLLMRRCPARSMTLVGDLAQAGAPGAPATWAEVLDLWAPGRWRRERLTVNYRTPAPIMALAADVLAAIDPDAAPPGSVRDGAEPWWESVDEAGLAPAVTAALDRELAALDAEAFSGSANPGANPDGHCDGHSAGHPDRGVPAGRLAVIVPESRFAELGRQLRAARTDVALGGSPAVLDARVALLTVAQAKGLEFDSVAVVDPAAILEAGRPDTSSAYDLSPAHGAGDMYVALTRATRRLGVVTTGPLPDVLARLARGCGHEDEHESRHVTR, encoded by the coding sequence ATGCTGTACGACCGGCTGGACGCGCTCCGTGAGCGCACTCGGCGTCGGCTGGACGCCGTCCACCGCGGTGAGCACGTGCTCAACCACCAGTCGATGTCCGAACGCCAGTCGTACCACGAACTCCTTACCGGACGGCTTTCCCAACTGGGCGCCGTCGAGCGTGGGCTGTGTTTCGGCCGGCTCGACAACGACGACGAGACCCGCTTCTACATCGGCCGGCTCGGTCTGTTCGACGACGACTACGAGCCCGTTCTCGTCGACTGGCGGGCACCGGTGGCGCAGGCGTTCTACGGTGCGACGCCGGCCCGCCGGCTCGGTGTCCGCCGTCGCCGGCACCTGCGTACCCGCGGGCGCACGGTGATCGGCATCGAGGACGACGTGCTCGACCTGGCCGCCCTGGACGACACCGAACGCCGGCAGTTGTCCGGCGAGGCGGCGCTGCTCGCGTCCCTCACCGCCGGCCGCGCCGGCCGGATGAACGAGATCGTGGCCACCATCCAGGCCGAGCAGGACCAGGTGATCCGTTCGGACCTGGCCGGGATCCTGGTGGTGGAGGGCGGCCCCGGCACCGGCAAGACGGTGGTGGCGCTGCACCGGGCGGCGTACCTCCTCTACACCCACCGGGCGCGGCTGGCCGGGCGCGGTGTGCTGATCGTCGGGCCCAATCCCACGTTCACCCGCTACATCGACCAGGTGCTGCCCTCCCTCGGCGAGACCGAGGTGGTGCTCGCCACGCTCGCGGAGCTGTATCCGGGGGTCAGCGCGACCGGGCGGGACGAGCCGCTCGCCGCGCGGGTCAAGGGCGACCCGCGGATGGCGGACGTGGTGGCGGCGGCCGTCCGTGACCGCCAGCGGGTGCCCGACAACGACCTGGATCTGGTCGTCGACGGCGAGCCGTACGTCCTGTCCCGTGCCCTCTGCGAGCGGGCCCGGGATCGGGCCCGATCCGCGCGCGACGGCGAGCCGGCCAACCGCGCCCGCCGGCACTTCGTCCGCGACATCCTCGGTGCGCTCACCCGGCAGGCCGTCGACCGGCTGGGTGCCGACCTGCTCACCGACGCAGATGTGGAGGACATCCGCCGGGAGCTGGCCGGGTCGCCGGAGGTGCGGGCCGCGATCGACGGCCGGTGGCCCGAACTCACCCCGACCGAGCTGCTCGCCGACCTCTACAGCTCCGCCGACCTGATCGCCTCCGCGGCGCCCGCGTTCACCGCGGCCGAGCGGGCGGCGTTGCTGCGCCCCGGTCCGCCGGACGGTCAGCAGTGGACCCCGGCCGACGTCCCGCTGCTGGACGAGGCCGCCGAACACCTCGGCGAACTCGACCGTACGGTCTTCGCCGCCGCGGCCGCCGAACGCCGGGAGGTGGGAGAGGTGTCGGAGGACACCGGTTACGCCCGGGCCGGGATCGAGCTCCAGCAGGAGTACGAGCAGTTCGCCGACGACTTCACCTCCGACGACGTCGATCCGCTGGCCGAGGGCGTGGTCCGCCGCTACCGCGCCGGCGAGGCCGGCGGACCGGTCACCGAGAACGCGCTGGAGGACCGGGGCTGGGTGTATGGCCACGTGATCGTCGACGAGGCACAGGAGCTGCCGGCGATGGCGTGGCGGCTGCTGATGCGGCGGTGCCCGGCGCGGTCGATGACCCTGGTCGGCGACCTGGCCCAGGCCGGCGCGCCCGGTGCTCCGGCGACCTGGGCGGAGGTGCTCGACCTGTGGGCGCCGGGACGCTGGCGCCGCGAACGCCTGACCGTCAACTACCGCACGCCGGCGCCGATCATGGCACTCGCCGCCGACGTACTCGCCGCGATCGACCCGGACGCCGCGCCGCCCGGCTCGGTCCGCGACGGCGCCGAGCCCTGGTGGGAGAGCGTGGACGAGGCCGGGCTCGCGCCCGCGGTGACCGCCGCGCTGGACCGTGAGCTCGCCGCGCTGGATGCTGAGGCGTTCTCCGGCAGCGCGAACCCCGGCGCGAACCCCGACGGTCACTGCGACGGTCACTCGGCCGGTCACCCGGACAGGGGTGTGCCGGCCGGCAGGCTGGCGGTGATCGTGCCGGAGTCCCGGTTCGCCGAGCTCGGTCGGCAGCTGCGCGCGGCCCGTACCGACGTCGCGCTCGGCGGCAGCCCCGCCGTCCTCGACGCCCGGGTCGCGCTGCTCACCGTGGCGCAGGCCAAGGGGCTGGAGTTCGACTCGGTGGCCGTGGTCGACCCGGCGGCGATCCTCGAGGCCGGCCGGCCCGACACGTCCAGTGCGTACGACCTGTCGCCCGCGCACGGCGCGGGCGACATGTACGTCGCGCTCACCCGGGCGACCCGCAGGCTCGGAGTGGTCACGACCGGGCCGCTACCGGACGTGCTGGCACGCCTGGCCCGCGGATGCGGGCACGAGGACGAGCACGAGAGTCGGCACGTGACGCGCTGA
- a CDS encoding Gfo/Idh/MocA family oxidoreductase: MSGPASGEAGDNLRIGLLGVDTSHAGAYARILNEQAAIPGARITWVWGGQVRADQPGARTLAATYDIGRVVAEPTELLHQTDLVLVVDDAGHGRHHVPQARVFVAAGVPAFLDKPMARSLGEARTLFRLAAERGVPVTSSSALRFARELADDEAYLADLGEPSSVVSVGPGEWFHYGVHAVEQVYAVLGPGVRWVQRTSWPERDVAVLGYGPGGPSAVVQVLRDATCGFHLTVHARKGRHAIAIEDADAYYTGQLRAVVEMVHTGVPPVPPAETLEILAVLRAGELSAAADGARVHLADVLA; this comes from the coding sequence ATGAGCGGTCCAGCGTCTGGTGAGGCGGGCGACAACCTGCGGATCGGCCTGCTCGGCGTCGACACCTCCCACGCCGGCGCGTACGCCCGGATCCTGAACGAACAGGCCGCCATCCCCGGCGCCCGGATCACCTGGGTGTGGGGCGGGCAGGTGCGCGCGGACCAGCCCGGCGCCCGCACCCTCGCCGCGACGTACGACATCGGCCGGGTGGTCGCCGAGCCGACCGAACTCCTCCACCAGACCGACCTGGTGCTCGTCGTCGACGACGCCGGGCACGGCCGGCACCACGTGCCCCAGGCCCGGGTGTTCGTGGCCGCCGGGGTGCCGGCGTTCCTGGACAAGCCGATGGCGCGGAGCCTCGGCGAGGCACGGACGCTGTTCCGGCTCGCCGCCGAGCGGGGCGTGCCGGTGACGAGCTCGTCGGCGCTGCGGTTCGCCCGGGAGCTCGCCGACGACGAGGCGTACCTCGCCGACCTCGGGGAGCCCTCGTCGGTGGTCAGCGTCGGTCCGGGGGAGTGGTTCCACTACGGCGTGCACGCCGTCGAGCAGGTGTACGCCGTCCTCGGGCCCGGTGTGCGCTGGGTGCAGCGGACCAGTTGGCCGGAGCGGGACGTGGCGGTGCTCGGCTACGGCCCCGGCGGCCCGAGCGCGGTCGTGCAGGTTCTGCGCGACGCGACGTGTGGTTTTCATCTCACCGTGCACGCCCGGAAGGGCCGGCACGCCATCGCGATCGAGGACGCCGACGCCTACTACACCGGCCAGTTGCGCGCGGTGGTGGAGATGGTGCACACCGGTGTGCCGCCGGTCCCGCCCGCCGAGACGCTGGAGATTCTCGCCGTCCTGCGGGCCGGCGAGCTGTCCGCAGCGGCCGACGGGGCCCGGGTCCACCTGGCCGACGTACTCGCCTGA